The following is a genomic window from Candidatus Aminicenantes bacterium.
CGCGCCAGGCGCTGGATCAGCTGCGAAATGGTGGCGAAATCCCGGCTGGCGGCGTCCTCGCCCGATTTCATCTCCCGGGCCAGGTCGTTCCAGTCGATGTAGATCACCTCGCAGCCTTTTTCCTTGATCAGCTGGTTGCCGATGCAGCACAGCAGCCGGGTCTTGCCCACGCCGGTGGCGCCGTGAAAGAGCAGGCCGCTGCTGACCGCCGGATAATCGGCGATGAATTTGGCGCTCGCCTTCTTGGCCCGGCCTTGCGAGGGGTTGTCCTTGTCCGGGAAATAGCTGTTCAGCTCGGTGCCGACGAAGCGCAGCGGGATGTTGGCGTGGTCGACCTTGAGCAGGCGCAGGTCCTCCTGGCGGCATTGGCAGGGGCGGGCGATCTCCCGCTCCTTGACCTTGACCAGCACCCAGCCGCTGTCCCCGCATAGTTTGCAGTTTGTTTCTTTCAATTCAGTGCTCCATAGACGCCCTGCTTGGACAGGCGGTTTTTAAGCTTGGTCAGGGCTTTCATTTCGATGCGGCGGATCCCCTCGGGGCTCATGCGCATCTTCTTGGCGATCTCGCGCAGCTTCATCGGCTCGGCCCCCTGGAAGCCGAAGCGCAAACGGATGATCTCCGACTCCTTGGGGGTCAGCTGCTGGATGTCCTCGCGCAGCAGGTCTTTGATCGAGTTGCCGATCAGGATGTCCAGGGGATCCTCGACCGAGTTGTCGGGCAGGAAGGCGGAGAGGTTGGTCGTGCTCTCGTCGTTGATGCCCTTGTCCAAGGAGATGATCTCGTCGGGGACGGCGAGCATGACCCGGACCTTCTTTTCCGGGATTTCCAGGTACTCGGCCAGCTCCTTTTCGCTGGGGTTGCGCTTGAGCTTCTTGTTCAACTTGAAAAAGGCCTTCTTGAAATTCAGGTAATCGTTGTAGAAGATGTCGGGCAGGGAGATCAGGTTCTGGTTCTTCGACAGGTAGCGCCGGATCTCGCTGCGCACCCACCACATGGCGTAGGTGAAGAAGCGGTTTTCCCGGCTCAAATCGAATTTTTTCAGAGCTTCGATCAGCCCCTTGTTCCCCTCGTTGATCAGGTCCAGCAGGTTGTCGCCCTTGAAATAATATTTCAGCGCCTCCTTGACCACCAGGCGCTGGCTGGCGACGATGATGGTGCGGAACGCTTCCTCGTCGTTGTTCTTGGCCTTGGTGATCAGCTCCCTTTCTTCGGCCGCGGTCAGCGGTTTTATTTTTTTCAGCCGCTGGAAATAGAGGTTGAGCGAATCCAGCGATTCGTTATTTTTCCTTTTGTTCATCCTTGAAAACGGCCATGGAGGGCGATGCGAATTTGACCAGGGATATCTTTTTCTGCTCGAACAGTTCCTCGCGGCCGACGAAGAACTCCTTTTTCAGCTCTTCCAGGAACAGCGCAAACTCCTCTTGCATTTTCTCCATTTTGTTCTTCATGTTGGTGATGATCTCGATCCCGGCCAGGTTGACGCCCATCTCGCGGGTCAGGTTGAGGATGAATTCCAGTTTTTTCAGGTCGCTGTCGCTGAACATGCGGGTGTTGCCCTTGCTGCGCGAGGGGATGAGCAGGCCCTCGCGCTCGTACAGGCGCAGCGTCTGCGGGTGGATGTTGTACTTGCTGGCCACCGCCGAGATGAAATAGGTTTTTTCCTTCATCGCAGCCAATCCTCGCGTGGGTCGTACGGCGCTATTTTTTCGATCTCCTTGAGCAGCTCGCGCACCTTGAGGTCCTTGGTGGGCGGCGGCACGATCTTGATCTCCACGTACAGGTCGCCCTCGCTGCGGCTCTTGGGGTTGAGGATGCCCTTGCCCTTCAGGCGCAGCTTCTGCCCCGAGAGCGTCCCCGGCGGGATCTTGAATAACGAGCTGCCGTCGAGGGTGGGGATTTCGATCTTCGCGCCCAGGGCGGCCTCGGCGTAGGTCACCGGCAGCGTCATCTCCAGGTCCAGGCCGTTGCGCCGGAACAGCTTGTGCGGCGTGACATGGATGGTGATGATCAGGTCGCCGTCCGGGCCGCCGTTGCGCCCGGCGTTGCCCTTGCCGGCGATGCGCACCTTGGAGTCGTTGTCGACGCCGGCCGGGATCTTGACCCGCAAGCGGGCGACTTTTTCGGTCCGGCCTTCGCCGCCGCAGGCCGGGCAGGGAGCGCCGGGCAGGATCCCGCTGCCGCCGCAGTTCGGGCAGACGGTGCCGAACTTCATGAAGCCGGTCTGCTTCTGGACCCGTCCCTGGCCGTGGCAGACCGGGCAGGTGGTCTGGCCGGAGGCGGCGTCCACCCCCTTGCCGCGGCAGGTCGTGCAGGTCTGGCGGTGGCTGATCTGGAGGGGGGTCTCGATGCCGTTGGCCGCGTCCATGAAATTCAGGTTGATGGAGTAAAGGAGGTCCTCCCCCGGCTCGGCCCGGCGGCCCTTGCGGCCGGACGAGGGGCGCGGACCTCCGGCATTGCCGAAGATGGTCTCGAAGATGTCGCCGAAAGAGCTGTTGCCGGTGTTGCTGAAATCAAAGCCCTCGAAGTTGCTGCTCCCGCGTCCGCCCTCCGCGCCGGGGGCGCCGCGGGCGCCCAGCGAACCGTACAAATCGTACTGCTTCCTCTTTTCCGGGTCCTTGAGGGTTTCGTGGGCCTCGTTCATCTCCTTGAATTTTTGCTCGGACGCCTTGTCGCCGGGATTCAGGTCGGGGTGGTACTTGCGGGCCAGCTTGCGGTAGGCTTTCTTGATGTCGTTGGTGCTGGCGTTCTTGCTGACTCCCAGGATTTCGTAGTAGTCTTTCATCAAAGAAATAGTACTCTAGGGCACTAAAAAAATCAAGAGCGAGATTTCGGTTGCAGTGGCATTTGACGGCGTCGGGCCGCTTCATCTATAATGGCCGCTGAAGGCGACAAGGAAAGCATGATCGAGAAAAAAGTTTTGCGCGAACTGCACGCCAGCCTCGGCCGGGGAAAGGTTTTCAGCGACCGGGAATACCTGTTGGCCTATTCCTACGACGCCACGGCCATGGAGTACTGGCCCGATGCGGTGGTGTTCCCTGAGCGCGAAGAGGACATCGCCGCAGTTTTGCGCATCTGCCGCGAGCATCGCGTGCCGCTGATCCCGCGCGGGGCCGGTGTCGGTTACACCGGCGGCGCCCTGGCGGTCCAGGGGGGGGTCGTGCTGGTCTTCACGCGCATGAACCGCATCCTGCGCCTGGACGCCGCGAATTTCCTAGCCGAGGTCGAGCCGGGGGTGATCACGGCCGACCTCCAGGCCGCGGCCGAAAAGCAGGGGCTCTTTTATCCGCCCGACCCGGCCAGCCTGAAGACCTCGACCATCGGCGGCAACGTGGCCGAGAACGCCGGCGGCCCGCGCTGCTTCAAGTACGGCGTGACCGGCAACTACGTCCTGGGGCTGGAGGCCTTCCTGCTCAGCGGTGAAAAGGTCCGCCTGGGGGCGCAAACCATCAAGAATGTGGCCGGCTACGACCTGAAATCGTTGCTGATCGGCTCCGAGGGCACCCTGGCCGTGATCAGTAAAATTTTCCTGCGCCTGCTCCCACTGCCGCCGCAGCGCCGCCTCTTCCGGGTCGATTTCGCCACCCTTACCGCCGGGGCGCAATTCGTGCAACAAGTCATCCACGGCCATATCCAGCCGGCGGTGCTGGAATTCATGGACCGGCGCTCGCTGCAGGCCGTCTACGCCTACCAGCGGCAGCCCCTTCCCGAAAAGACCGGCGCGGCGGTGCTGATCGAGATCGACGGCAGCCCGGCCGAGGTCGGGGAAAGGGAAACGGTCCTGCGCCGGATCATCGAGGGCTCCACTCCCGTCGACTGGACCCTGGCGCAGACGTTCGCCGAGCAGGAGGATCTCTGGCAGACGCGGCGCAATATTTCGCCGGCCATCGCCCTGCTCAAGCCCAGGAAAATCAACGAGGACATCGTCGTGCCCGCGGCGCTGATCCCGGAGATGGTTTCCTTCATCGACGGGCTGGCCGGGGAACACAATCTGTGCATCGTGCTGTTCGGCCATTTCGGCGACGGCAACATCCACACCAACTTGATGGTCGATCCCGCCGACGAGGCGGAGATGAAAAGGGCCGAGACCGTCCTGGACAAAATATTCCGGCGCGTGGTCGAGCTGGGCGGCACCATTTCCGGCGAGCACGGCATCGGCCTGAGCAAGAAGCCGTTCATGCATTACCAGTTCAGCCCGGTCGAGCTGGAGCTGTTCCGCCGCATCAAGAAAGCCTTCGATCCCGACAACCTGCTCAATCCCGGGAAGATGTTCTAGAGTGGAACCTTTTTCTCGGCCAATACGTTAATATCTCTGAGAGCGAGGAGTAACATGCGTAAAAAAAATGCAATTTTGCTTTTCCTGGCGTTGTCTTTCATCCTTTTTTACGGCTGCGACATGAGCGTCAACCGCAGCATCCACGTCAATGACGGCGACCACGCGGGCGGGCTGACCTCGGTCAACGGCAGCATCCACGTGGGCGCGCGCTGCCGGATCGAAGGCGATTGTCAGACCGTCAACGGCAGCATCCAGGTGGGCGATGCGTCGCAGGTCCGCGGCCTGGACACGGTCAACGGCCGCATCAGCCTCGGTGCCAGCGTCGAAGTGGACGGCGATGCTTCCACGGTCAACGGCTCGATCGTTTGCGGCGCCGGCAGCAAGGTGCACGGCAAGGTGAGCACGGTCAACGGCCGCATCGAACTTAAGAATTGCGAAGTGGACGAGGAGTTGAGCACGGTCAACGGCGACATCGATCTGCTGGCCAAAAGCCTGGTCCATGGCGACATCGTCATCAAGGGGCGGCACGGCAACCTGTTCGACCACTCGCATCTGGACATCCGTATCAGCGAGGGATCGCTGGTCGAAGGCGGGATCATCGTCCGCGACAACGACATCGAGGTCAAGGTGTACCTGAGCAAGGATTCGGCCGTCAAAGGGGAGATCCGCAATGCCCAGGTGATCAAGGAATAGCGCCGGACGCTTTTTTTAGCCGACGAACAGATCGCTGCTGGAATAGCCCGGGTCCGAGGTCAGGTTGATACCCAGCTTGCGCAGGCCCGCCTCGTCGCCCGGGGTGGGCATGTGGGTGATGTGCACTTCGCAGCCGCGCAGCTCGGGGAGCTTTTCGATCGCCATCTGGGCGGCCGGGTTGGCCGCGGCCGAAATGGCTAGGGCGATCAGGGTTTCGTCCAGGTTCAGGCTCACCTCCCGCCCCTTCAGCACATCTTTCTTGAGGCGCCCCAGCGACTCGGTGATGCTGGGCGGCATCAGGTGCATGCCGTCCGGGATGCCGGCCAGGTGCTTGGCGGCGTTCAGGACCAGGCTGGAGGCGGCGTGCAGCAGCGGTGAATTCTTGCCGGTGACCATCGTGCCGTCTGCGAGCTCGATGGCCGCGCCGCAGAATATCCCGGCATGGCCCTTGCCGCCGGCCTGGGCGTCCCGGGCGGCCTGGCGCGCCGGTCCGACCACGCGGCGGCTCTCCTCGCCGACGCCGAGGTCCTCCATGAACAGGCGCAGCCGCTCCACCGTGTCGTGATCGACCACGCCCATGGCGTACTCGCACTGGTAGCGGAAATAGCGGCGGATGATCTCCTGGATGGCGGCCTCGCGCACGACCGCGTCGCCGCAGATGCCGAAACCGGCGCGGTTGACCCCCATGTCGGTGGGCGAGT
Proteins encoded in this region:
- a CDS encoding ATP-binding protein, encoding MKETNCKLCGDSGWVLVKVKEREIARPCQCRQEDLRLLKVDHANIPLRFVGTELNSYFPDKDNPSQGRAKKASAKFIADYPAVSSGLLFHGATGVGKTRLLCCIGNQLIKEKGCEVIYIDWNDLAREMKSGEDAASRDFATISQLIQRLARVELLLFDELGASRPSPWVEDNIYYLINRRYNDNRVTLFASNFFDSKVGSEETLSERIGERIRSRLFEMATSIEIKGVDYRHRYLHSEDK
- a CDS encoding RNA polymerase sigma factor RpoD/SigA; its protein translation is MNKRKNNESLDSLNLYFQRLKKIKPLTAAEERELITKAKNNDEEAFRTIIVASQRLVVKEALKYYFKGDNLLDLINEGNKGLIEALKKFDLSRENRFFTYAMWWVRSEIRRYLSKNQNLISLPDIFYNDYLNFKKAFFKLNKKLKRNPSEKELAEYLEIPEKKVRVMLAVPDEIISLDKGINDESTTNLSAFLPDNSVEDPLDILIGNSIKDLLREDIQQLTPKESEIIRLRFGFQGAEPMKLREIAKKMRMSPEGIRRIEMKALTKLKNRLSKQGVYGALN
- a CDS encoding helix-turn-helix transcriptional regulator, with translation MKEKTYFISAVASKYNIHPQTLRLYEREGLLIPSRSKGNTRMFSDSDLKKLEFILNLTREMGVNLAGIEIITNMKNKMEKMQEEFALFLEELKKEFFVGREELFEQKKISLVKFASPSMAVFKDEQKEK
- the dnaJ gene encoding molecular chaperone DnaJ, which codes for MKDYYEILGVSKNASTNDIKKAYRKLARKYHPDLNPGDKASEQKFKEMNEAHETLKDPEKRKQYDLYGSLGARGAPGAEGGRGSSNFEGFDFSNTGNSSFGDIFETIFGNAGGPRPSSGRKGRRAEPGEDLLYSINLNFMDAANGIETPLQISHRQTCTTCRGKGVDAASGQTTCPVCHGQGRVQKQTGFMKFGTVCPNCGGSGILPGAPCPACGGEGRTEKVARLRVKIPAGVDNDSKVRIAGKGNAGRNGGPDGDLIITIHVTPHKLFRRNGLDLEMTLPVTYAEAALGAKIEIPTLDGSSLFKIPPGTLSGQKLRLKGKGILNPKSRSEGDLYVEIKIVPPPTKDLKVRELLKEIEKIAPYDPREDWLR
- a CDS encoding FAD-binding protein, with translation MAAEGDKESMIEKKVLRELHASLGRGKVFSDREYLLAYSYDATAMEYWPDAVVFPEREEDIAAVLRICREHRVPLIPRGAGVGYTGGALAVQGGVVLVFTRMNRILRLDAANFLAEVEPGVITADLQAAAEKQGLFYPPDPASLKTSTIGGNVAENAGGPRCFKYGVTGNYVLGLEAFLLSGEKVRLGAQTIKNVAGYDLKSLLIGSEGTLAVISKIFLRLLPLPPQRRLFRVDFATLTAGAQFVQQVIHGHIQPAVLEFMDRRSLQAVYAYQRQPLPEKTGAAVLIEIDGSPAEVGERETVLRRIIEGSTPVDWTLAQTFAEQEDLWQTRRNISPAIALLKPRKINEDIVVPAALIPEMVSFIDGLAGEHNLCIVLFGHFGDGNIHTNLMVDPADEAEMKRAETVLDKIFRRVVELGGTISGEHGIGLSKKPFMHYQFSPVELELFRRIKKAFDPDNLLNPGKMF
- a CDS encoding DUF1846 family protein translates to QQLGDQTDVILCIYAGDIERKKIRADFGITYDADALKLIDDLAAWGITLRAVVITRFANQFAAKAFKNKLERRGVRVYTHSFTKGYPTEIDTIVSDEGYGANEYIETARPIVVVTGPGPGSGKLATCLSQLYHDHRRGCRSGYAKFETFPIWNLPLNHPINIAYEAATADLKDINLIDHYHLEAYNVKAVNYNRDIEAFPLVRRILEKITENPLVYHSPTDMGVNRAGFGICGDAVVREAAIQEIIRRYFRYQCEYAMGVVDHDTVERLRLFMEDLGVGEESRRVVGPARQAARDAQAGGKGHAGIFCGAAIELADGTMVTGKNSPLLHAASSLVLNAAKHLAGIPDGMHLMPPSITESLGRLKKDVLKGREVSLNLDETLIALAISAAANPAAQMAIEKLPELRGCEVHITHMPTPGDEAGLRKLGINLTSDPGYSSSDLFVG